From the genome of Desulfovibrio sp. JY:
GAATCTGGGCGTCGACCTCATAGGCGTCAACTGCGGCGCCGGCCCGGACGACATGCGCCTTGTGGGCGAAGTCTATTCCCGGCGCCTGTCCACGCCCTTTTTCGTCAAGCCCAACGCCGGCATGCCGCGTCTGGAAAACGGCAAGACCGTCTTTCCCATGGGCCCGGAGGAATTCGCCGAGAAAACGGCCCGCTTCGCCGATCTCGGGGCCAAGGCCCTTTCCGGCTGCTGCGGCACCACCCCGGCCCACATTGCGGCCCTGGCCAAGGCGCTTTCCGGGCGCTCCTGGACACGGCCCGAGGCCCCGGACCGGTCGGTCCTGGCCGTCACCTCCCGGGCCCTGACCGTCACCCTCGGCGGCACAAGCCCCTGCGCCGTCATCGGCGAGCGCATCAACCCCACCGGCAAGGCGGAGCTGGCCGCTGAACTCGTGGCCGGGGAATATACGAAAGCCCTGGCCTTTGCCGAGGAGCAGGCGGCCGCCGGCGCGTCCATTCTCGACGTCAACGTGGGTGCGCCCATGGTCGACGAGACCAGGACGCTTCCCGGACTGGCCCTTGAATTGACCAAGCGCCAGCGCCTGCCGCTGTGCCTCGATTCCAACAACGCCGAGGCGCTGACCAACGCGCTTTGGGCCTCGCCGGCAACACCCCTGGTCAATTCCATCAGCGGCGAGCCCGGCCGCATGGAGCTTTTGGGACCCCTCTGCCGCGATCACGGCGCGCCGTTTATTCTGCTGCCGCTCAAGGGACGCAAGCTGCCGGTCACGGCCGCCGAGCGCCTGGCCATCATCGAGGAACTGCTCGCCCAGGCCGAATCTCTGCGCATCCCCAAAAGGCTGATCCTGGTCGACGCCCTGGCGCTCACCGTGTCCTCCAAGGCCGAGGCGGCCCTCGCCTGCCTGGAGACCATCCGCCACTGCCGCGACGCCTGGGGGTTGCCCACGGTCCTTGGCCTGTCCAACATTTCCTTCGGCCTGCCGGCCCGGGAGCTGGTCAACGCCGCCTTTTTCGCCATGTGTCTGGGGGCCGGGCTTTCGGCCGCCATCGCCAACCCCAACGTGGCCCGGCTCATGGAGACCGGCGCGGCCTGCGAAGTGTTGCTGGCCCGCGATCCCCAGGCCGGCCGGTTCATCGAGCGCTACGCCGGCTGGAAATCGTCCCCCGGCGGCGGGTCCGCTCCGGCGGCCGCAGCGAAAGACGAGACGGGCGGCAGCCCCCTGCGCCAGGCCGTCATCAAGGGCCGCCGGGCCGAGCTCGACGGACTCATCGATGCCGCCCTGGCCGAGGGACGCGACCCGGCCGCCATTTTGAGCGAGGAGCTTATCCCCGGCATCATGGAAGTGGGCGAGCGCTACGAGCGCAAGGAATTTTTCCTGCCCCAGCTGCTCGTCGCCGCCGAGACCATGCGCGCCGGGTTCACCCGCCTCGAGCCGCTTCTGGCCGAAACGTCCGGAGCCGAGAAGGCCCGCATCGTCATGGCCACGGTCGAGGGCGACATTCACGACATCGGCAAGAACATCGTGTGCCTGATGCTCAAAAACCACGGCTTCGAGGTCATCGACCTGGGCAAGGATGTGCCCGCCGCGCGTATCGTGGACGAGGCCCAGGCCTGCAAGGCCGACATCATCGGCCTCTCGGCGCTTATGACCACCACCATGGTGCGCATGGAAGACACCGTGCGCCTGGTCAAGGAGCGGGGGCTTGCGACCAAGGTCATGGTTGGCGGGGCCGTGGTGACCGCCGCCTTCGCCAAGTCCATCGGCGCCGACGCCCACGCCGCAGACGCCGTGGACGCCGTCCGCCAGGCCAAGGCCCTCATCGGCGGGTAGGAAAAGAGAGGGGAAGAGGATGCGAGAGGGGAAACCCTTTCAAGAAAGGGTTCTCCCCTCTCGCGCTCTCCCCTTCCTCAAGTTTTCAAAGGGTGTGGGGCGCTAGAGTTAATGGCGTGTTATCGTTAAAAGTCTTTGGAAAGGGGGCCTGGGGGGAGAACCTTTCGAAAGACAAGGTTTCCCCCCAGGTTCATTTATCCTAAAAGCATCTGGCACGGGGCGGGCGTGCGCGTCCGCGCCGGAGTCGTTATTTCGGAGGATTATCCTTGCGCAAACGCATAGTTTTTTTCATGCTGGCCTTGCTGCTTGCGACGGTATCACGCGGGCTGGCCCAGGATGCCGGCCCGATCAAGGGGCAGGGCGTGCTCGACGCCATTGTAGCCGCCCAGGGCAAGGTTGTGGTGGTGGACTTTTTCGCCTCCTGGTGCCGTCCCTGCCTGATGGAGATTCCGGACTTCATCGAGGCCCGCAAGCACTATCCGGCCGACAAGGTTGTTTTTATCGGCATCTCTCTCGACCAGGACAAGGGGGAGTATTTCCGCTTCGTCAAGCAGACGCCGTTCAATTTCCCGGTGCATCTGGCCGACCCGGACGTGCTGTCCACCTTCGGGGTCAAGATGATCCCCAAGACGCTCATTTACGACGGCAAGGGGCAACAGGCGGTCAACCATGCCGGGTACATGCCCGGCGACATGCTGCGGCAGTCCATAGAGACCCTGCTTAAAAAAGACATTGGTTCATGAGCAATTTTTTCATCCGCAAGGCGAGAATCCAGGACGTCAAGCAGATCCACGCGCTGCTGATGCACTGCGCCAAGAAGGAATTCCTGCTGCCGCGCTCGTTCAATCAGCTTTACAGCCATCTGCGCGACTTTTTCGTTCTGGCCGGCCACGACATTCCGGGCATCCTCGGCTGCTGCGCCCTGTCCATCACCTGGGAGGATATCGCCGAGATACGCTCCCTGGCCGTGAGCGAGGAAATCCAGAAGCATGGCTGGGGCGGCAAGCTGGTGGAGGCCTGCCTGTCCGACGCGGTCACGCTTGGCATTTACAAGGTTTTCACCCTGACCTATCGGCCGCATTTCTTCGAGCGCCTGGGATTTGCTCCGGCGGAGAAGGAACAGTTGCCCCAAAAGGTCTGGGCCGATTGCATCAACTGCCCGAAATTTCCCGAGTGCGACGAACACGCGCTGATCATGGAAATGTAGGCGCGAAACGGAAAAGGCGATTGCAAAGCGACATGGCGGAGACATTGCGCGAGGTGTTCGGCGAAGCGGCCATTGCGGCGCGGGTGGCCGAACTTGGTCGGGAGGTGTCGGCCCATTACGCCGGCAAGGACGTGGTCATGGTCGGCGTGCTCAAGGGCGCGCTGCCTTTCATGGCTGATCTGCTGCGGGCCCTGGATTTCTGCCCGGTGCTCGATTTCATTCGGGTGGCCAGCTACGGCTCGGACACCGCACCCGGGCAGCTGCGGTTTCTCATGGACCTGCAAAGCGACATCGCCGGCCGTCATGTCCTCCTGGTGGAGGATATCGTGGACACCGGCCGCAGCCTGTCCTATCTCTTGGACATCCTGTCGCGGCGCAATCCGGCCAGCATCAAGATATGCACCTTTCTGGACAAGGCCTATCGCCGCGAGGTGGACGTGACCGCGGATTTTGTGGGCTTCCCGGCGCCCCCTGTCTATCTTGTGGGCTACGGTATGGACATCGGGGAACGGTTGCGCCGACTGCGCGGTGTGTACGAGTTGATCGGGTAGCGTGCGGCCTTATAATTGCATAGCGTGACCCAAACCGTAACCGGCATGGGATAGACCGTCATGATAGTACAGTGCCCGAATTGCCAGTCCAAGTTCAATCTGCCCGATGACCGGCTTGGTCCGGACGGCGCCAAGCTGCGCTGCGGCAAATGCCGCCAGGTGTTCCATGTCGATCCTCCGGCTCCGGCCGCGCCGCCCGTTTCGGAGGACCTGTCGGATTTCGATTTTCCCGACGACATGGCCGAAACGCCGGCCGCCGCCGCCGAGACGGAGAAGTCCGCCGCGCCCGGAGCCCGGGCCGATCAGGCCGCTTCCGACGAAGCGCCGCCCGATCTCTTTCATTCCGAGTCCTATGAAGCCTCGGCCGAGGAAGAGACTCCCGAGGAAGATCTCGACACCGGCCCGGTCAAGCCGGGATTCAGCCTCGACGACGTTGCCGACATTCCGCTGCCCGGCAGCACGGTGTCAAAAGACCGACGCCGTCGCATCGGCATCATCCTCGGCGCCATCGTGCTGGTGCTCGCGGCCACGCTGGCCGCCATCTATTTCCTGGATCTGATGCCGGGGGCGAAGTCCGTCAAGCCGGGCGCGACGCCGCCGGCGGCCGAGGCCCCGGCCACGCCGGAAAAGGGCGCGACGGCCGAAAAGGCCGAGAAGGCCGCGCCGGAGAAGCCCGCTGCCGCCGAGGGGGAGGGCGCGAAAAAGCCCGAGGAGACGGCCAAGGTCAAGGACATCATGCTGCAAAACGTCCGCCAGTACTACGTGTCCAACGAGAAGGCGGGGCAGCTTTTCGTGATCGAGGGCAAGGCGGTCAACAATTTCAAGACGCCCAAGGAAATGATCAAGCTCGAGGCGACGCTCTTCGACGAGAAGGGCGGTTCCCTGGCCACCCAGGAAGAGCTGGCCGGCAACACGGTGTCGCTTTTCCAGCTGCAGGTCATGACCCGGGACGAGCTGAAAAACGCCCTGGCTTCCCAGGTCGGCGTGCTCACCAACAACACCAACATCGCCCCGGGCGGCGAAGCGCCTTTCATGATCGTCTTTTTCGATCCGCCCGAAGCGGTCAAGGAATTCGGCGTCAAGGTCATCGACGCCAAGGACCCGCCCCGCCAGTAGCGGCGGCAACGCGCATGGCGGCCAAGGCCAAGAAGATTTTCACCTGTTCGGCCTGCGGCGGGGTGTCCCCCACCTGGCGGGGGCAGTGTCCCCGCTGCGGGGCCTGGAACACCCTCGTCGAAGGCGTGGCCGGTCCGGGCGGTTCCCGGGCGCTGGCCGCGGCGTCCGCCACGCCCGTGCCGCTCGGCAGCCATCCGGGCGAGGATTTCACCCCCGCATCGACCGGCATCGACGGCCTGGACCGGGTGCTCGGCGGCGGGCTGACCCCGGGCGGGGCCGTGCTGCTGGGCGGCGAACCGGGCATCGGCAAGTCCACGCTGCTGCTGCAATTGGCCGGCCTTGCCGCTGCCGCCGGCCGGCGCGTGGTGTACGTTTCGGGCGAGGAATCCCTGCCGCAGCTGAAGGCCCGGGCCGAACGCCTGGGTGTGCTGCACGACGGGCTGCTCGCCGCCGCCACCACCGATGCCGGCGCGGTGGTCGATATTCTCGGCGCGACGCCGGCCCCTGACCTCGTCATCCTCGATTCCGTCCAGACCATGCATGTTTCCGGTGTGGAAGGCGCTCCCGGCTCCGTTTCCCAGGTGCGCGGCGTGGCGGCCTCCTGCGTGGAGGCGGCCAAGCGCGGCCAGGCCTGCCTCATGCTCGTCGGCCACGTGACCAAGGACGGCCAGATTGCCGGGCCCAAGCTCCTGGAGCACATGGTCGACACCGTGCTCTACCTCGAAGGCGAGCGCCGACATCTTTTCCGCATCCTGCGCGTGCTCAAAAACCGCTACGGCCCCACCGACGAACTGCTGGTCATGGAAATGCGCGAGCGGGGGCTTTCGGAAGTTCCCGATCCGTCCACGTTTTTCCTGGGCGACCGCGATCCGGCCGTGTCCGGCTCGGCCGTGGTCATGGCTGTGGAAGGCCGCCGGCCCTTTGCCGTGGAGGTCCAGGCGCTGGCCGCCAAATCCTTTTTGTCCATGCCCCGCCGGGCGGCGCTGGGGCTCGACGTCGGCCGGCTGCACCTGCTTTTGGCGGTTCTGGAAAAGCGTCTGCGCTTAAACCTCGGCCAGGTGGACCTCTACGCCAAGATCGGGGGCGGGCTCAAAATCCCCGACCCGGGACTGGATCTCGGCATCGCCGCCGCCGTGCTGTCCTCGTTTTACGACCGGCCGCTGCCGGCCGGGGCGGTCTTTTGGGGCGAGGTGGACCTGTCGGGGCGCATCCGGCCCGCGGCCGGCCATGACACGCGCCTCAAGCAGGCCGAGCGCCTGGGCTACGGCCCCATCCTGTGCCCCAACGCCGCCGGGCGCGGGCACAAGGTCGAAACCCTGCCCGATCTGGCGCGCCTGCTTTTCGCCAAAGCGTGAGACGCGGAGCGCATCCGGCTGTCATCGTGATTTGACCCTTCCTTGAGATTGGTGCATACAAATATGTATGCAGCGAATCTTCTCCGGGTCGTTGCCGGTCGGCCCGCAAAAAACCGGCTCCGCTTCCTGGCGCTTCACCGTCTGGGCGCCCAAACGCAAAAAACTTGCCCTGATCCTGCCCGATACGGCGCAATCCTTCCCAATGGAGCCGCTCCCCGGCGGCTACTTCACGGTCGAAACGGACGGTCTCGTTTCGGGCACACGCTACCTTTTCGAGCTTGATGGGGAGGTTCGTCGGGCCGATCCCGCCTCGCCCCACCAGCCGGACGATGTCCACGGCCCCTCGGCCCTGGTCGATACCGGCGCGTTCGCCTGGACCGACGCCGGCTTTGCTCCGCCAGCGCCCGAGGCGCGCATCACCTACGAAATCCATGTCGGCACCTTCACCCCGGAAGGCACGTTCGACGCGGCCATAACGCGCCTGCCGCACCTGGGCGAGCTTGGCGTCACCTGCCTGGAGCTCATGCCCGTGGCCCAGTTTCCGGGCGCTCGCAACTGGGGGTACGACGGCGTCTATCCCTACGCCCCGTCCGCGGCCTACGGCGGTCCGGCCGGACTCGCCCGGCTCGTCGACGCCTGCCACGCCGCCGGGATCGCCGTTATTCTCGACGTCGTCTACAACCACCTTGGCCCCGAGGGGAATTACCTGCGCGATTTCGGACCCTATTTCACCGACCGCTACCACACGCCCTGGGGCGAGGCCGTCAACTTCGACGGTCCGGGCAGCGGCCCGGTGCGGGACTTTTTCATCGGCAACGCGCTCTACTGGCTGCGGGAGTACCATATCGACGGCCTGCGCCTCGACGCGGTGCACGCCATCTACGATCAGAGCCCGATCCACGTGGCGGCCGAACTGGCCGCCCGGGTGGAGACCTGGGTGGCCGGCGCGGGAAGGCGCGTCTTCGTCGTGGCCGAGACGTATTGCAACGATCCGGCCGTCATTACCGAGGAAGCCGCCGGCGGCATGGGGCTCGATGGCGTCTGGAACGACGATTTCCACCACGCCGTCCATGCGCTGCTCACCGGCGAAAAGCGCGGCTACTACGCCGATTACGGCAGCCGCGACGACCTGATTGCGGCCGTGACCGAAGGGTTTGTCTACGCCGGCCGCCATTCCCCGTTTTTTAACCATCGCCGGGGTGGCGACGCCGCGCATCTCCCGGCCGACCGCTTCGTCAACTGCATCCAGAACCACGACCAGGTCGGCAACCGGGCCATGGGCGAGCGGCTGATTGACCTGGTCGGTCCCGAAGCGGCCAGGCTGGCCGCCGCGCTGCTTATTTTGTCCCCGGGCTCGCCGTTGCTCTTTATGGGCGAGGAGTGGGGTGAGGCACGGCCATTTCTCTATTTTATCAGCCATCTGGACGCCGGCCTCGTCGATGCGGTGCGCAAGGGACGAAAGCGCGAGTTCGCCTCGTTTCGCTGGCGCGGCGAGCCGCCGGACCCCTTTGCCCAGGCGACCTTCGAGGCCAGCCGTCCGGATTGGGCCAAGCTCGCCTCGCCCGACCACGCCGCCATGTTCGCCTGGTACCGGGAGTTGTTGCACCTTCGCGCCGCAAGCCCGGCCCTGTCCGACACGCGCCGCCGCCTGACCCGGGTCTGGCCCCTGGACGCCTACCGCGCCCTGGCCATGGAGCGCCGGGGTGGCGACGGCCGCTACCTGTGCCTCTTCAATGCAGCCAAGCGTCCGTCCCGGGTCAAAGTCGGCACGGCCGGCCGGCCCGGCGACTACGTCCGGCTCCTGGACGCCGCCGAGGTCCGTTTCGGCGGCTGGGGCGCCATGACGCCAGAGCGTCTGTCCACGAGCTTCTTTTCCCTGCCGGCGCATTGCGCCTGCGTCTACAGATTTTCGGAGAACATGCCCACATGAGCCGCTACATTTGCATTCACGGCCATTTTTACCAGCCGCCCCGGGAAAATCCCTGGCTGGAGGAAGTCGAGGTCCAGGACTCGGCCCATCCGTATCACGACTGGAACGAGCGCATCACGGCCGAGTGCTACGGACCCAACGCCGCCTCCCGCATCCTGGACGGGGAAGGGCGCATCATCGACATCATCAACAACTATTCCAAGATCAGCTTCAACTTCGGCCCCACCTTGCTCTCCTGGATGCAACGCCACCATCCCAAACTCCATCAGGCCATCGTGGACGCGGACAAATTGTCCATGGAGCGCTTCGACGGCCACGGCTCGGCCATGGCCCAGGCCTTTTCCCACATGATCATGCCGCTGGCTGCCCGGCGCGACAAGATCACCCAGGTCCGCTGGGGCATTGCCGATTTCCGCTCCCGCTTTGGCCGCGACCCCGAGGGCATGTGGCTGCCGGAAACGGCCGTGGACCTGGAGACCCTGACCATCTTGGCCGACGCCGGCATCCGCTTCACCATCCTGGCCCCCAGGCAGGCGGCCAGGGTGCGGCCGCTTGGCGGCGGGGCGTGGCAGGACGTTTCCGACAGCCGGGTGGACCCGACCACGCCGTATGTCGTGAAGCTCCCCCGGGGGAAATCCATCAACGTCTTTTTCTACGACGGCCCCATCTCCCAGGATCTGGCCTTCGGCGACATGCTGGCCACGGGCGAGGCCTTCCATTCTCGGCTCATGGCCGCGTTTACCGACGCCGGCCGCGACTGGCCGCAGCTCGTGCACATCGCCACCGACGGCGAGACCTACGGCCACCACCACAGTTCCGGCGAGATGGCGCTGACCTATTGCCTGTCGCTGATCGAATCCGATCCCTCGGTGGAACTCATAAATTACGCCGCCTATCTCGACCGCCATCCGCCCCGGTTCGAGGCCGCGATTTTCGAGAATTCCTCCTGGAGCTGCATCCACGGCGTGGAGCGCTGGCGCGCCGACTGCGGCTGCAATTCCGGCATGCACGGCGGCTGGAACCAGAAGTGGCGCGCGCCGCTTCGGGAGGCCATGAACTGGCTGCGCGACAAGTGCGTCGAGATTCACGAACGCCTGGCCCCGGCCTATTTCAAGGGCATCTGGAAGGCCCGCGACGCCTACATCGAGGTCATGCTCGACCGTTCCCCCGAGCGGGTGTCCGCCTTTCTCGCCGCCCACTCCAGAAAGCGTCTTTCGCCGCAAAACATGGTCACGGCGCTCAAGCTTATGGAGCTCCAGCGCTACGCCATGCTCATTTTCACCAGCTGCGGCTGGTTCTTCGACGAGATCTCCGGCATCGAGACGGTGCAGATCCTGCAATACGCCGCCCGGGCCATCCAGCTCGCTTTGGAGCTCGACGGCGTCTCCCTGGAAAGCGCGTTTACCGAAAAGTTGCGCCAGGCCCCGAGCAACGTGCTGCAAAGCGGGCTTGCGGCCTACGAGAAGTACGCCAAGCCGGCCGCCGTGACCCTGCCCCGGGTCGGCGCGCACTACGCCATCGCCTCGCTTTTCGAGGGCTATCCCGAGCACTACGCTTTCGGTTGCTACACGGTACGGGGCACCATCTCGCTTCGCGAACGGGCTGGCCGGTCGCGGCTGGTGACGGGCCGGGCGTCGATCGCCTCGGTGGTCACCCTGGAGCACCTCGACGTGCAGTTCGCCGTCATCCATGCCGGCGACCACAACCTGACCTGCGGCATCGCCGCCTTGGGCGACCCCGAGGCCATGCGCGGCATGGAGAGCGCCTTGCGTCAGGCCTTCGAGCGCGGCGACCTGCCCGAGACCATCCGCACCCTCGACGCCCACTTCGGGCAAAACATCTATTCCATCTGGCACCTGTTTCGCGACGAGCAGCGCAAGGTGGTGGCCGAGGTGCTTTCCCCGGCCTACCAGGAGGCCGAAGCCACCTATCGCAAGGTTTTCGAGAACAACTACCCCGTGCTGCGTTTTCTCCAATGGCTGTCCGTGCCGCCGCCGCGCCATTTCCTGGACGCCGCCGCCTTTGTCGTGGAAACCGACCTCAAGCGGATGCTCGGTGGCGAGGCGATGAACCTCGACCGCCTGGACGACCGCATCAAGGAGGCCAGGGGCTTCGGGCTGACCCTTGACTACGACGCCTTGGGACTTCTGGCCGCCCAGTGGGTCAACCGGCGGCTGGCGGCCTTTGGCGAGACGCCCCGGGACATCCTGGCCCTCGACAACGTCAAGGAGGCCCTGGCGCGCCTTGGCGACCTGCCCATGGGGCTGAACCTGTGGAAGGCTCAGAACATCATTTTCGAACTTTCGCGCAGCCACTACCCGGACAAGGCCGGCGCCGCCGCCGGGGGCGACAGGACCGCCGATCGCTGGCGGGCGGCGTTCGAGGCCGTGGCCGACGCGTTGCATGTGAGGGTGCCGGCATGAGCGCGCCGCTTGCCACGTATCGGTTGCAGTTTTCCCCGACCTTCACCTTCGAGGACTGCCGGGCCGTCCTCGACTACCTGGTTGCCCTTGGCGTCTCCCACATCTATGCCTCGCCCATTTTCCGGGCCCGGCCGGGGTCGACCCACGGCTACGACGTGTGCGACCACAAGGAGATCAACCCCGAACTCGGCGGCGAGGAGGGCTTCCGCGCCCTGGCCGCCGAGGTCAAAAAACGCGGGCTTGGCTGGATTCAGGACATCGTGCCCAACCACATGGCCGTCTCCGGCGACAACCGCATGCTGGTCGACGTCCTGGAAAACGGCCCGTCGTCGCGCTACTACCACTATTTCGACATCGACTGGGACCATCCCTACGAAAGCATCAAGGGTCGGATGCTGGCCCCGTTTCTCGGCAATTTTTACGGCCGGACCCTGGAGAACGGCGAGATCGCCAT
Proteins encoded in this window:
- a CDS encoding N-acetyltransferase; translation: MSNFFIRKARIQDVKQIHALLMHCAKKEFLLPRSFNQLYSHLRDFFVLAGHDIPGILGCCALSITWEDIAEIRSLAVSEEIQKHGWGGKLVEACLSDAVTLGIYKVFTLTYRPHFFERLGFAPAEKEQLPQKVWADCINCPKFPECDEHALIMEM
- a CDS encoding homocysteine S-methyltransferase family protein produces the protein MGDFRKALTDAGLLVFDGAMGTLLQGRGLAPGQSPELFGLAHPEAIVATHREYIEAGSRVITANTFGGSRFKLPAGTDVVALNREMARLARQAAGDTAFVAGSVGPTGQFVAPLGKVTLRELVAAFAEQIRGLAAGGCDLIVGETHFDVAEAKALVLACREVCDLPVAVCMTYEGAASLTGSAPEVFADAMENLGVDLIGVNCGAGPDDMRLVGEVYSRRLSTPFFVKPNAGMPRLENGKTVFPMGPEEFAEKTARFADLGAKALSGCCGTTPAHIAALAKALSGRSWTRPEAPDRSVLAVTSRALTVTLGGTSPCAVIGERINPTGKAELAAELVAGEYTKALAFAEEQAAAGASILDVNVGAPMVDETRTLPGLALELTKRQRLPLCLDSNNAEALTNALWASPATPLVNSISGEPGRMELLGPLCRDHGAPFILLPLKGRKLPVTAAERLAIIEELLAQAESLRIPKRLILVDALALTVSSKAEAALACLETIRHCRDAWGLPTVLGLSNISFGLPARELVNAAFFAMCLGAGLSAAIANPNVARLMETGAACEVLLARDPQAGRFIERYAGWKSSPGGGSAPAAAAKDETGGSPLRQAVIKGRRAELDGLIDAALAEGRDPAAILSEELIPGIMEVGERYERKEFFLPQLLVAAETMRAGFTRLEPLLAETSGAEKARIVMATVEGDIHDIGKNIVCLMLKNHGFEVIDLGKDVPAARIVDEAQACKADIIGLSALMTTTMVRMEDTVRLVKERGLATKVMVGGAVVTAAFAKSIGADAHAADAVDAVRQAKALIGG
- a CDS encoding TlpA family protein disulfide reductase, translated to MRKRIVFFMLALLLATVSRGLAQDAGPIKGQGVLDAIVAAQGKVVVVDFFASWCRPCLMEIPDFIEARKHYPADKVVFIGISLDQDKGEYFRFVKQTPFNFPVHLADPDVLSTFGVKMIPKTLIYDGKGQQAVNHAGYMPGDMLRQSIETLLKKDIGS
- a CDS encoding DUF3536 domain-containing protein: MSRYICIHGHFYQPPRENPWLEEVEVQDSAHPYHDWNERITAECYGPNAASRILDGEGRIIDIINNYSKISFNFGPTLLSWMQRHHPKLHQAIVDADKLSMERFDGHGSAMAQAFSHMIMPLAARRDKITQVRWGIADFRSRFGRDPEGMWLPETAVDLETLTILADAGIRFTILAPRQAARVRPLGGGAWQDVSDSRVDPTTPYVVKLPRGKSINVFFYDGPISQDLAFGDMLATGEAFHSRLMAAFTDAGRDWPQLVHIATDGETYGHHHSSGEMALTYCLSLIESDPSVELINYAAYLDRHPPRFEAAIFENSSWSCIHGVERWRADCGCNSGMHGGWNQKWRAPLREAMNWLRDKCVEIHERLAPAYFKGIWKARDAYIEVMLDRSPERVSAFLAAHSRKRLSPQNMVTALKLMELQRYAMLIFTSCGWFFDEISGIETVQILQYAARAIQLALELDGVSLESAFTEKLRQAPSNVLQSGLAAYEKYAKPAAVTLPRVGAHYAIASLFEGYPEHYAFGCYTVRGTISLRERAGRSRLVTGRASIASVVTLEHLDVQFAVIHAGDHNLTCGIAALGDPEAMRGMESALRQAFERGDLPETIRTLDAHFGQNIYSIWHLFRDEQRKVVAEVLSPAYQEAEATYRKVFENNYPVLRFLQWLSVPPPRHFLDAAAFVVETDLKRMLGGEAMNLDRLDDRIKEARGFGLTLDYDALGLLAAQWVNRRLAAFGETPRDILALDNVKEALARLGDLPMGLNLWKAQNIIFELSRSHYPDKAGAAAGGDRTADRWRAAFEAVADALHVRVPA
- the hpt gene encoding hypoxanthine phosphoribosyltransferase, which produces MAETLREVFGEAAIAARVAELGREVSAHYAGKDVVMVGVLKGALPFMADLLRALDFCPVLDFIRVASYGSDTAPGQLRFLMDLQSDIAGRHVLLVEDIVDTGRSLSYLLDILSRRNPASIKICTFLDKAYRREVDVTADFVGFPAPPVYLVGYGMDIGERLRRLRGVYELIG
- the radA gene encoding DNA repair protein RadA: MAAKAKKIFTCSACGGVSPTWRGQCPRCGAWNTLVEGVAGPGGSRALAAASATPVPLGSHPGEDFTPASTGIDGLDRVLGGGLTPGGAVLLGGEPGIGKSTLLLQLAGLAAAAGRRVVYVSGEESLPQLKARAERLGVLHDGLLAAATTDAGAVVDILGATPAPDLVILDSVQTMHVSGVEGAPGSVSQVRGVAASCVEAAKRGQACLMLVGHVTKDGQIAGPKLLEHMVDTVLYLEGERRHLFRILRVLKNRYGPTDELLVMEMRERGLSEVPDPSTFFLGDRDPAVSGSAVVMAVEGRRPFAVEVQALAAKSFLSMPRRAALGLDVGRLHLLLAVLEKRLRLNLGQVDLYAKIGGGLKIPDPGLDLGIAAAVLSSFYDRPLPAGAVFWGEVDLSGRIRPAAGHDTRLKQAERLGYGPILCPNAAGRGHKVETLPDLARLLFAKA
- a CDS encoding zinc-ribbon domain-containing protein; its protein translation is MIVQCPNCQSKFNLPDDRLGPDGAKLRCGKCRQVFHVDPPAPAAPPVSEDLSDFDFPDDMAETPAAAAETEKSAAPGARADQAASDEAPPDLFHSESYEASAEEETPEEDLDTGPVKPGFSLDDVADIPLPGSTVSKDRRRRIGIILGAIVLVLAATLAAIYFLDLMPGAKSVKPGATPPAAEAPATPEKGATAEKAEKAAPEKPAAAEGEGAKKPEETAKVKDIMLQNVRQYYVSNEKAGQLFVIEGKAVNNFKTPKEMIKLEATLFDEKGGSLATQEELAGNTVSLFQLQVMTRDELKNALASQVGVLTNNTNIAPGGEAPFMIVFFDPPEAVKEFGVKVIDAKDPPRQ
- the treZ gene encoding malto-oligosyltrehalose trehalohydrolase encodes the protein MQRIFSGSLPVGPQKTGSASWRFTVWAPKRKKLALILPDTAQSFPMEPLPGGYFTVETDGLVSGTRYLFELDGEVRRADPASPHQPDDVHGPSALVDTGAFAWTDAGFAPPAPEARITYEIHVGTFTPEGTFDAAITRLPHLGELGVTCLELMPVAQFPGARNWGYDGVYPYAPSAAYGGPAGLARLVDACHAAGIAVILDVVYNHLGPEGNYLRDFGPYFTDRYHTPWGEAVNFDGPGSGPVRDFFIGNALYWLREYHIDGLRLDAVHAIYDQSPIHVAAELAARVETWVAGAGRRVFVVAETYCNDPAVITEEAAGGMGLDGVWNDDFHHAVHALLTGEKRGYYADYGSRDDLIAAVTEGFVYAGRHSPFFNHRRGGDAAHLPADRFVNCIQNHDQVGNRAMGERLIDLVGPEAARLAAALLILSPGSPLLFMGEEWGEARPFLYFISHLDAGLVDAVRKGRKREFASFRWRGEPPDPFAQATFEASRPDWAKLASPDHAAMFAWYRELLHLRAASPALSDTRRRLTRVWPLDAYRALAMERRGGDGRYLCLFNAAKRPSRVKVGTAGRPGDYVRLLDAAEVRFGGWGAMTPERLSTSFFSLPAHCACVYRFSENMPT